The Sulfurimonas lithotrophica genome includes a region encoding these proteins:
- the nifV gene encoding homocitrate synthase, protein MAIINDTTLRDGEQAPYVAFNTQEKINIAQLLYESGADELEVGIPAMGQKEQDDLKEILALNLPIRIMSWNRTTMSDLEASLETGIKAVDLSVPVSKTLIDVKFGGDKDKLFQNLENVVKVAKQEGLFVCIGGEDSSRADNEFLKELMSFGASLGADRFRYCDTIGILTPNQTYENISYLASDNTLDIEMHTHNDFGMATANSIAGIEAGAVSANTTVIGLGERAGNASFEQVLMSLKHQFKEDRDIDASKLHELVRSVSRAANKPISSSRPIVGANIFSHESGIHVNGMIKNSASYEAFEPEGVGLQRYFPIGKHSGTSTLLYHLNASGIKPITQKVQNMLPIVREIVTNRKKVLNPQELKELYLCS, encoded by the coding sequence ATGGCTATTATAAACGACACTACACTCCGTGACGGTGAACAAGCTCCATATGTCGCATTTAACACTCAAGAAAAGATAAACATTGCCCAGCTTCTTTATGAATCAGGGGCAGATGAACTTGAAGTCGGCATCCCTGCTATGGGTCAAAAAGAACAAGATGACCTAAAAGAGATACTAGCACTAAACCTGCCAATAAGAATCATGAGCTGGAACCGAACTACCATGAGTGATCTCGAAGCTTCTTTAGAGACTGGCATCAAAGCCGTGGACTTATCTGTACCAGTTTCAAAAACACTTATAGACGTAAAATTCGGTGGCGATAAAGACAAACTCTTCCAAAACTTGGAAAACGTTGTAAAAGTAGCTAAACAAGAGGGTCTGTTTGTCTGCATCGGTGGAGAGGATTCAAGCCGTGCGGACAACGAGTTTTTAAAAGAGCTTATGAGTTTTGGGGCTTCACTCGGAGCTGATAGATTCAGATACTGCGACACTATAGGCATACTAACTCCAAATCAAACATATGAAAATATTTCATACCTTGCATCTGATAATACTTTAGATATAGAGATGCATACACACAACGACTTCGGTATGGCTACTGCAAACTCCATAGCTGGTATAGAAGCGGGGGCTGTCAGTGCAAACACTACCGTTATAGGACTTGGCGAGAGAGCGGGAAATGCTTCGTTTGAACAAGTGTTAATGAGCCTAAAACATCAGTTTAAAGAAGATCGTGACATAGATGCTTCAAAACTGCATGAACTTGTACGCAGTGTATCACGTGCGGCAAACAAACCTATCAGTTCTTCACGCCCTATCGTGGGAGCTAATATATTCTCACATGAGTCCGGCATCCATGTAAACGGAATGATAAAAAATTCCGCTTCATATGAAGCATTTGAACCAGAAGGCGTAGGGTTGCAAAGATACTTCCCAATAGGTAAACACTCAGGTACTTCAACCCTGCTTTACCACCTAAATGCAAGCGGCATAAAACCCATAACGCAAAAGGTGCAAAATATGCTGCCGATTGTCAGAGAGATAGTCACAAACAGAAAAAAAGTCCTTAACCCACAAGAGCTAAAAGAGTTGTACTTATGTTCATAG
- the nifB gene encoding nitrogenase cofactor biosynthesis protein NifB, producing MSCSSGGCSASSDAGFDPNNPEAMAIKEKINAHPCYSEGAHQHYARIHVAVAPACNIQCNYCNRKYDCSNESRPGVTSAKLSAEDAVKKVLYVGGEIQQLSVVGIAGPGDALANPEKTFDTFRMLQEKAPDLKLCLSTNGLKIADYIDEIEKYNIDHVTVTINTVDATGEIGSQIYPWVHWNHKKVWGAEGAKILLEKQLEGIKLLTQRGILVKANSVLIPGVNDKDLPNVAKKLKEMNVFLHNIMPLLSSPEFGTKFGLDGVPSATDQETMAAQEACGMDMKLMSHCRQCRADAVGLIGEDRGDEFTPDAFVDMSFEDLEKKYDIQAREQKHKAIENWRSHLEAANERIKIEQASKEQLSSDGKTKLVAITTAGEGMINVHFGSAQEFLIYEVGDKAIKFVMHRKIESSYSGAELGEDYNPIDEIKTTLKDVDVLLTAKIGECPMNDLNEIGLICDDSYANEPIEKSVFDAVQKHFYESEKEVG from the coding sequence ATGAGTTGTTCATCAGGTGGATGCTCTGCATCAAGCGATGCAGGATTTGATCCAAACAATCCAGAAGCCATGGCTATAAAAGAAAAAATTAACGCTCACCCGTGTTATAGCGAGGGTGCTCACCAACATTATGCAAGGATTCACGTAGCAGTTGCTCCCGCATGTAATATTCAATGTAACTACTGTAATAGAAAATACGACTGTTCAAACGAATCACGTCCGGGTGTTACAAGTGCTAAACTATCTGCTGAAGATGCAGTAAAAAAAGTGCTTTACGTCGGTGGTGAGATTCAGCAGTTATCGGTTGTCGGAATCGCAGGTCCGGGAGATGCTCTTGCAAACCCTGAGAAAACTTTTGATACTTTTAGAATGTTACAAGAAAAAGCCCCTGACTTGAAACTGTGTCTATCTACAAACGGTTTAAAAATAGCCGACTATATAGATGAGATAGAAAAATACAACATAGACCACGTAACGGTAACTATAAATACCGTAGATGCAACCGGTGAGATAGGTAGCCAGATATATCCGTGGGTACACTGGAACCATAAAAAAGTATGGGGTGCCGAGGGTGCAAAAATCTTACTTGAGAAACAACTAGAGGGTATAAAACTTTTAACCCAGAGAGGCATCTTGGTAAAAGCAAACTCTGTATTAATCCCTGGTGTAAACGACAAAGACCTTCCAAACGTTGCAAAAAAACTAAAAGAGATGAATGTGTTCTTACACAACATCATGCCGCTTCTTAGCTCCCCTGAGTTTGGTACTAAGTTTGGACTTGACGGTGTTCCTAGTGCGACAGACCAAGAGACTATGGCTGCTCAGGAAGCTTGTGGAATGGATATGAAACTGATGAGTCACTGTCGTCAGTGTCGTGCAGATGCAGTAGGACTTATAGGCGAAGACAGAGGTGACGAGTTTACACCTGATGCATTTGTGGATATGAGTTTTGAAGACTTGGAGAAAAAGTACGACATCCAAGCAAGAGAGCAAAAACACAAAGCCATAGAGAACTGGCGTTCACACTTAGAAGCTGCAAACGAGCGTATAAAAATTGAGCAAGCTTCAAAAGAGCAGTTAAGCTCAGACGGTAAAACTAAACTTGTAGCTATCACTACTGCGGGCGAAGGTATGATAAACGTACACTTTGGTTCTGCACAAGAGTTCTTAATCTACGAAGTCGGTGACAAAGCCATCAAATTTGTAATGCACAGAAAAATCGAGAGTTCATACTCAGGTGCTGAACTTGGAGAAGACTATAACCCGATAGATGAGATAAAAACTACACTTAAAGACGTAGATGTACTTCTGACTGCAAAAATCGGTGAATGTCCGATGAACGACTTAAATGAGATAGGTCTTATTTGTGATGATTCGTATGCAAACGAGCCTATTGAAAAATCTGTTTTTGATGCAGTTCAAAAACACTTCTACGAGAGCGAAAAAGAAGTAGGCTAA
- a CDS encoding DMT family transporter — protein sequence MQTHIQKNVYIYLIAAMFFWGVAWPSSKVLTEYTDSYTLTFLKFFLSSISLIPMLYFSKQKLIFSKKIFKYLVLSVIVLILYNVLFFLGLKVGFAGFGGMLVTGSNPIFTFLIVAMLEKVDIPREKKIPLGIGILGTVIMLDLYNNSIADLMREGNILFLLSSVVWSILTILNATSRKYVGTLVFTFYLYIASSLVSYVFFVPNEKVIQIFEFDYIFWINLLFTTVVSTGIATTFYFKASTIIGANQASSFIFLVPLVAMASSNIIYSEVPSFSTLLGGVLMIYTVWRLNKKVTN from the coding sequence TTGCAAACCCATATTCAAAAAAATGTATATATATACTTGATAGCAGCTATGTTCTTTTGGGGTGTAGCATGGCCTTCATCAAAGGTACTGACCGAATATACGGACAGCTATACCCTTACGTTTTTAAAGTTTTTTCTTAGTTCTATATCTTTGATACCGATGCTCTATTTCTCAAAACAGAAGCTGATTTTTTCAAAAAAAATATTTAAGTATCTAGTTCTTTCGGTTATTGTTCTTATACTTTATAACGTACTGTTTTTTCTTGGACTTAAGGTTGGGTTTGCAGGTTTTGGCGGGATGCTCGTAACTGGTTCAAACCCTATATTTACATTTTTGATAGTAGCAATGCTCGAAAAGGTAGATATACCACGTGAGAAAAAGATTCCGCTTGGAATCGGAATACTCGGTACGGTGATAATGCTTGATTTGTATAACAACTCCATAGCCGACTTGATGCGTGAGGGAAATATATTATTTTTACTCTCATCTGTTGTGTGGAGCATCCTTACAATTTTGAATGCTACCTCAAGAAAGTATGTAGGAACTTTGGTTTTTACCTTTTATCTCTACATAGCATCTTCACTTGTTTCGTATGTGTTCTTTGTTCCAAATGAGAAAGTTATACAGATTTTCGAGTTTGATTATATTTTTTGGATAAATCTATTGTTTACGACGGTCGTATCTACGGGGATAGCTACGACATTTTACTTTAAAGCGAGTACTATCATCGGGGCAAATCAGGCATCTTCGTTTATATTTTTAGTCCCATTGGTCGCAATGGCAAGCTCAAACATAATATACTCCGAAGTGCCAAGTTTTTCTACACTCCTTGGTGGAGTGTTAATGATATACACGGTATGGAGATTAAATAAAAAAGTTACTAACTAA
- a CDS encoding 4Fe-4S dicluster domain-containing protein: MSVIITDSCINCDTCIDECPATAIVSADDSPIVDAQYVYVKPEKCIECVDASVPKCAYVCPTEGAIVWDMPYTAEYNDYFLQGHEDGKYNIRIHKKLGIFSPEKKPKPFRESISIADREAGMEVEI, encoded by the coding sequence ATGTCTGTAATAATTACAGATTCGTGTATAAACTGTGACACTTGTATAGATGAGTGTCCGGCTACGGCAATAGTTAGTGCTGATGATTCTCCCATCGTAGATGCCCAATATGTTTACGTTAAACCTGAAAAATGTATTGAGTGTGTCGATGCTTCAGTACCAAAATGTGCCTATGTGTGTCCTACAGAAGGTGCGATAGTATGGGATATGCCATATACCGCAGAATATAATGACTACTTCTTACAGGGTCATGAAGATGGCAAATATAACATACGTATCCACAAAAAACTAGGTATTTTTTCTCCTGAGAAAAAACCAAAACCTTTCAGAGAAAGCATCTCTATAGCAGATAGAGAAGCCGGAATGGAAGTAGAGATATAA
- a CDS encoding 4Fe-4S dicluster domain-containing protein translates to MAVMITDECISCDACASECPVAAILEEDNEKNPKDGILYVKPESCVECVGHADEPRCVEACPTEGAIVWDMPYTMDFNEYYKGGNEEGTYKIREHKKKGLMLPEQKEQPFIAEIAMSDREAHANIGRWA, encoded by the coding sequence ATGGCAGTAATGATTACAGATGAGTGTATCTCATGTGATGCTTGTGCATCTGAGTGTCCCGTTGCGGCAATTTTAGAAGAAGATAATGAAAAAAATCCAAAGGACGGAATTTTATACGTAAAACCTGAGAGCTGTGTAGAGTGTGTCGGTCATGCAGATGAACCAAGATGTGTTGAGGCTTGTCCAACCGAGGGTGCTATAGTATGGGATATGCCATATACTATGGACTTCAACGAGTACTATAAAGGAGGTAATGAAGAAGGAACTTACAAAATTCGTGAACATAAGAAAAAAGGTCTTATGTTACCAGAACAAAAAGAGCAACCGTTCATCGCTGAGATTGCTATGAGTGATCGTGAAGCTCATGCAAATATCGGTCGCTGGGCTTAA
- a CDS encoding GNAT family N-acetyltransferase, with protein MIRKATLEDIDALNELLKSLFEQENEFQADAKLQIKALKKIINSKKIGDIFVYERNKKVIAMVNVLYSISTALGKKVAILEDMVVLKKYRQKGYGTKLLSYVLKRLEKDGVKRITLLSDFDNDKAHEFYKKQGFKKSTMVVLRK; from the coding sequence ATGATTAGAAAAGCTACTCTTGAGGACATAGATGCTCTAAATGAGCTTTTAAAATCTTTATTTGAGCAAGAGAATGAATTTCAAGCAGATGCAAAACTACAAATCAAGGCTTTGAAAAAAATTATAAACTCAAAAAAGATAGGTGACATTTTTGTATATGAGAGAAATAAAAAAGTCATAGCTATGGTAAACGTGCTTTACTCTATCAGTACGGCACTTGGTAAAAAAGTGGCTATTTTAGAAGATATGGTTGTTTTGAAAAAATACCGACAAAAAGGTTACGGTACAAAATTGTTGTCTTATGTATTAAAACGGCTGGAAAAAGACGGTGTTAAAAGAATCACGCTTTTAAGTGATTTTGATAATGACAAAGCCCACGAGTTTTACAAAAAACAGGGTTTTAAAAAATCAACTATGGTTGTACTAAGGAAATAG
- a CDS encoding rubrerythrin family protein, with product MPTTQENLETAFSGESQAFQKYSAFADKAEKDGFANIAKLFRTTAEAEKIHATGHLKAMDKIGSTIENLEAAIGGETYEFEDMYPPMYEQAVAEKHKAKKMFGYALEAEKVHAELYEKALQAVKEGKDIDEVNIYLCPVCGHIELGMPTENCPVCGVKPSTYIQI from the coding sequence ATGCCAACAACTCAAGAAAATCTAGAAACAGCGTTTAGTGGTGAAAGTCAAGCTTTCCAAAAATACAGTGCATTTGCAGATAAAGCAGAAAAAGACGGTTTTGCAAATATAGCTAAACTTTTTCGTACAACGGCAGAAGCTGAAAAAATTCATGCAACAGGGCATCTAAAAGCTATGGATAAAATCGGTTCTACTATTGAAAATCTTGAAGCTGCCATCGGTGGAGAGACGTATGAATTTGAAGATATGTATCCGCCTATGTATGAACAAGCCGTAGCTGAAAAGCATAAAGCTAAAAAAATGTTCGGATATGCCCTTGAAGCAGAAAAAGTTCACGCAGAACTTTATGAAAAAGCACTTCAAGCAGTTAAAGAGGGAAAAGATATAGACGAAGTAAATATTTATCTTTGTCCCGTCTGTGGGCACATTGAACTAGGGATGCCAACGGAAAACTGTCCTGTTTGTGGTGTAAAACCTTCTACATACATACAAATCTAA
- a CDS encoding bifunctional diguanylate cyclase/phosphodiesterase: MQNEEFLKNQDELFKTFLENTNDLIFILQIDDDVKFIYTNDAAKNRLGYSLDEMNEIGIEGIRKPIDETNHFFKHIDKLKNNGYGIDNAYIRCKDGSEFPVEVNAKLVKHDNTTYNIAIARDITDRLNYNKKLEDEIEEKTKELNENIQKLKSYKEAVDINSIVTISDIQGKIKYANDKFYEICGYKKDEVIGRNHNIVRHPDEPREVFADMWNTILDKKIWRGKLKNLTKDGDTYIVQAVIVPVLDNNGDILEFIATRYEITDIVKKQEEIEKLLKTDALTNLYNRFYLNENLNSASDTASVALIDINSFHEINDFYGDQVGDMVIVKLSNILNKRLGHNYLLFHLSGDEFIVFNNDIPRDIFIDEMIETNNFLNTKTLIINEKTFYLNTTIALSFESKENLMSSVHLAKTYAKQNGLNFNIYNAQNPLEKEYKSNLTWAYRIKEAIQDNRITVFFQPIVEAKTKKILKYESLVRMISKDGEVISPYFFLDKAKKSNQYVKITKIVIDKTFEAILKYNIKSSINITIEDIQNTDTKEYIYEKLEDFDKSENITFELVESEGIENFDEVDEFIKTIKSYGCKLAIDDFGTGYSNFEYLLKLNADFIKIDGSLIKEIDKNQDYYDIVKTIVSFAKIKDLKVVAEFVSSKEIYEKILELEIDRAQGYLFCEPKPME; this comes from the coding sequence ATGCAAAATGAAGAATTTTTAAAGAACCAAGACGAACTTTTTAAAACCTTTTTGGAAAATACAAATGATTTAATTTTCATCTTACAAATAGATGATGATGTTAAATTTATCTATACAAACGATGCTGCTAAAAACAGGCTAGGGTACTCGTTAGATGAGATGAATGAAATAGGTATTGAAGGAATTAGAAAGCCTATAGATGAGACGAATCATTTTTTTAAACATATCGATAAATTAAAAAACAACGGTTACGGAATTGACAATGCGTATATCAGATGCAAAGACGGTAGTGAATTTCCCGTAGAAGTTAATGCAAAACTTGTAAAACACGATAATACTACCTACAATATAGCTATAGCCAGAGATATTACTGATAGGCTGAACTACAATAAAAAGCTCGAAGATGAAATAGAAGAAAAAACAAAAGAGCTAAATGAAAATATTCAAAAATTAAAAAGTTATAAAGAAGCTGTTGATATAAACTCTATTGTAACTATTTCCGATATCCAAGGTAAAATCAAATATGCAAATGATAAATTTTATGAAATATGCGGATATAAAAAGGATGAGGTAATAGGTAGAAACCATAATATTGTCAGGCATCCGGACGAACCAAGAGAAGTGTTTGCCGATATGTGGAATACGATACTAGATAAAAAAATATGGCGTGGAAAACTTAAAAACTTAACAAAAGACGGCGATACATATATAGTTCAGGCCGTAATAGTACCTGTTTTAGATAACAACGGCGATATACTGGAATTTATTGCTACCAGATACGAGATTACAGATATAGTTAAAAAACAAGAAGAGATAGAAAAACTGCTAAAGACCGATGCCCTTACAAATCTTTATAACAGGTTTTATTTAAACGAGAACCTAAATTCCGCAAGTGATACGGCTAGCGTAGCCCTTATAGATATAAATAGTTTTCATGAGATAAATGATTTTTACGGTGATCAAGTTGGGGATATGGTTATAGTAAAATTATCAAATATATTAAATAAAAGATTAGGGCATAATTACTTGTTGTTCCATCTATCGGGGGATGAGTTTATTGTTTTTAACAACGATATACCTAGGGATATTTTTATAGATGAGATGATAGAGACAAACAACTTTTTAAATACAAAAACGTTGATTATTAATGAAAAAACATTTTATTTAAATACTACTATAGCACTTTCATTTGAATCTAAAGAGAATTTGATGTCTTCTGTGCATCTTGCTAAAACGTATGCAAAACAAAACGGTTTGAATTTTAATATTTATAATGCTCAAAACCCATTGGAAAAAGAGTACAAATCAAACTTAACATGGGCATACAGGATTAAAGAAGCTATACAGGACAATAGGATAACCGTATTTTTCCAACCAATAGTCGAAGCCAAAACCAAAAAGATTTTAAAATATGAATCATTGGTAAGAATGATTTCTAAGGACGGTGAGGTTATATCCCCTTACTTTTTTTTGGATAAAGCAAAAAAATCTAACCAATATGTAAAAATTACGAAAATAGTTATAGATAAAACTTTTGAAGCTATACTAAAATATAATATAAAATCCTCGATAAATATAACTATAGAGGATATACAAAATACGGATACAAAAGAGTATATATACGAAAAGCTTGAAGATTTTGATAAAAGTGAAAATATAACTTTTGAACTTGTTGAATCAGAAGGGATTGAAAACTTTGATGAAGTGGATGAGTTTATAAAAACTATAAAATCTTACGGTTGTAAGTTGGCAATAGATGATTTTGGAACAGGATACAGCAACTTCGAGTATCTGCTAAAACTAAATGCGGATTTTATTAAAATAGACGGTTCTTTGATTAAAGAGATAGATAAAAATCAAGATTATTACGATATTGTAAAAACAATAGTAAGCTTTGCAAAAATAAAAGACTTAAAAGTCGTAGCTGAATTTGTAAGTTCAAAAGAGATATATGAGAAGATACTTGAACTAGAAATAGATCGTGCCCAAGGATATTTGTTTTGCGAACCTAAGCCTATGGAATAA
- a CDS encoding SulP family inorganic anion transporter — protein MNNLFGGLTASIVALPLAIAFGISSGLGAGAGIFGAIFLGFFASLFGGTKTQISGPTGPMTVISASVVAVLGPNLALVFTTFLLAGFFQIVFGLLKIGKFVKFIPYPVISGFMNGIGLIIILLQINIAFGLHADSSVIGAILNIPNSIINLNPQAFFLSMATLLVLYFSPKQFTNKVPAPLIALILLSVVANILSLEVFYVSDIPTGLPSFVEFDFDMSHLSFILVSALTLAVLGTIDSLLTSLVADSLTKDKHNSNKELIGQGVGNMISSLFGGLPGAGATMRTVSNIKSGATSKVSGMMHSVFLLLILLMFAPLASKIPMPVLAGILIKVGFDIFDYKMLKQLNIIPKYDVSVMMIVFFLTVFVDLIVAVGVGVVLSAFLIIHRLVKESEVNVYGEEVEENKDDRIFRDGLVRIVNIKGPFFFGSTSFILDKVDKIYDVKNVVIDCSLVSFMDLSAIYALSETIEKLKSSGSEVYIVADEKRKEKLIKLGITQSIDASKIIDSQMKALRAINKVF, from the coding sequence ATGAATAATCTATTTGGTGGACTTACTGCTTCTATCGTTGCACTTCCGCTTGCCATTGCCTTTGGTATTTCAAGTGGACTCGGTGCAGGTGCGGGAATATTCGGTGCAATATTTTTAGGTTTTTTTGCTTCTTTATTTGGAGGTACAAAAACACAAATCTCAGGACCTACAGGACCTATGACGGTTATCTCTGCATCTGTCGTAGCAGTCCTTGGACCCAATCTAGCTTTAGTATTTACAACCTTTTTACTTGCCGGTTTTTTTCAAATTGTTTTTGGACTGTTAAAAATAGGTAAGTTTGTAAAATTTATACCGTATCCCGTAATATCGGGTTTTATGAATGGTATAGGATTGATTATTATTTTACTTCAAATAAATATAGCTTTTGGACTTCATGCAGATTCATCCGTTATAGGGGCGATATTAAATATTCCAAATAGCATCATAAACTTAAACCCGCAAGCTTTTTTCTTAAGTATGGCTACGCTTTTGGTTCTTTACTTTTCTCCAAAACAATTTACAAATAAAGTACCGGCTCCGCTTATTGCATTAATATTATTGTCTGTTGTTGCAAATATATTAAGTTTGGAAGTATTTTACGTAAGTGATATTCCAACAGGGCTTCCTAGTTTTGTAGAGTTCGATTTTGATATGAGCCATCTGTCTTTTATTTTGGTTTCGGCTTTGACTTTGGCGGTTTTGGGGACAATAGATTCTCTTCTTACATCACTTGTTGCAGATTCACTAACAAAAGATAAACACAATTCAAACAAAGAACTAATCGGGCAGGGTGTAGGAAATATGATCTCATCGTTATTTGGAGGGCTTCCCGGTGCAGGTGCGACAATGAGAACCGTGTCAAATATAAAAAGCGGCGCTACGTCCAAAGTATCTGGGATGATGCACTCTGTATTTTTACTTTTGATTTTACTTATGTTTGCTCCGCTTGCGAGTAAAATACCGATGCCTGTATTAGCCGGAATACTTATAAAAGTAGGCTTTGATATATTTGATTATAAGATGCTAAAACAGCTAAATATAATACCAAAATACGATGTATCCGTTATGATGATAGTATTTTTCTTAACGGTATTTGTTGATTTGATTGTAGCTGTTGGAGTTGGTGTTGTTTTATCGGCATTTTTGATTATTCACAGACTTGTAAAAGAGAGCGAAGTAAATGTTTACGGTGAAGAAGTAGAAGAAAATAAAGACGACAGAATCTTTAGAGACGGCTTGGTTAGAATAGTAAATATAAAGGGTCCTTTTTTCTTTGGTTCGACATCGTTTATCCTTGATAAAGTAGATAAAATTTATGATGTAAAAAATGTTGTAATAGATTGTTCTTTAGTATCTTTTATGGATCTCTCGGCTATATATGCTTTGAGTGAAACAATAGAAAAACTAAAAAGCAGCGGCAGCGAAGTTTACATTGTCGCAGACGAGAAAAGAAAAGAGAAACTGATTAAACTCGGTATAACTCAAAGCATAGATGCAAGTAAAATTATAGATTCTCAAATGAAGGCTTTAAGAGCTATAAATAAGGTATTTTGA